In Onychostoma macrolepis isolate SWU-2019 chromosome 14, ASM1243209v1, whole genome shotgun sequence, a single window of DNA contains:
- the fgf18a gene encoding fibroblast growth factor 18a has product MWAFLSTVAVLYIQMMLVMCNPLQVFGVDGVNFSVHVENQTRARDAMSRRHHRVYQLYSRTSGKHVQVLGRKISARGEDGDKYAQLVVEADTFGSQVRIRGKETNYYLCMNRRGKLVGKKASNRSADCVFIEKVLENNYTALMSARYTGWYVGFTKRGRPRRGPHTLPNQQDVHFMKRFPPGEQPDLTPFRFTTVSKRSKRVRAARPR; this is encoded by the exons ATGTGGGCCTTTCTCTCCACGGTGGCTGTCTT GTATATCCAGATGATGCTGGTCATGTGCAATCCTCTACAG GTGTTTGGAGTGGATGGGGTGAATTTCAGCGTGCACGTGGAGAATCAGACTCGTGCACGAGACGCCATGAGCCGGCGACATCATCGCGTGTACCAGCTTTACAGCCGCACCAGTGGGAAACATGTCCAGGTGCTTGGACGCAAAATCAGTGCCCGCGGAGAGGACGGAGACAAATATG CCCAGCTCGTAGTGGAGGCAGACACCTTCGGCAGCCAGGTGCGAATCCGAGGGAAGGAAACCAATTATTACCTGTGTATGAACCGCAGAGGGAAACTCGTAGGCAAG AAGGCCAGCAATCGTAGTGCAGACTGCGTCTTCATCGAGAAAGTCCTGGAAAACAACTACACAGCGCTAATGTCGGCGCGCTACACAGGGTGGTACGTGGGCTTCACCAAAAGAGGGCGCCCTCGCCGTGGTCCGCACACGCTGCCTAACCAGCAGGACGTCCACTTCATGAAGCGTTTCCCACCCGGAGAGCAGCCGGATTTAACGCCATTCCGCTTCACCACCGTCAGCAAGAGGAGCAAGAGAGTCCGAGCGGCGCGACCGCGCTAA